The bacterium genome contains the following window.
GTCGCGAATACAAGATCCGCAGTGATGAAGAACCCGAGCATCTGGCGGCCGTTGAAGAGTATGTCGATCGCGTGTTGAACGAGATCCGCAAGGGGACGCCCGATACCCAGGATGCAGCGGTGCTGGGTCTGTTGAACATCGCCAGCGAGTTGCTGCGCTTCCGCAACAATCTGACGATCCCCAAGGATCGTGTGCAGGCGTTGATCGATCTGGTCGAATCCGCCTGAGGCGACGGATGGCCGAATCGGAAGTGACGCGGCGCAAGCGAGCGCTGCGCGGCTCCGCACTCCAACTCGGCGGGGGCGATCGTCGCGAGGCGACCCGTACAGTACTCGAGCGACTTCTGACGATGCCCGAGCTGTTGAGCGCTTCGCGAGTGGCGTTGTACGCGGCCATCCAGGACGAAGTGCCGCTTGGGACCGCGCTCCGGCACATCGCC
Protein-coding sequences here:
- a CDS encoding cell division protein ZapA, producing the protein MDAKRAQSGNRKSIKILGREYKIRSDEEPEHLAAVEEYVDRVLNEIRKGTPDTQDAAVLGLLNIASELLRFRNNLTIPKDRVQALIDLVESA